The stretch of DNA CGCGGCCGTTGTCGAGGTACTTCATCATCTGGTCGACGTCGCCCAGTTCCGGGAAATCGTAAAGCAGTTGCGCGAGGGTCACCCACGACGCCGGGTAGCCCGGGGCGATCGGTTCGAGCAGCGCTTGCGCGGTCTTTTCGTCGGTCTTGCCCAGGGTCGAATCAGCCAGTACACGAGCCACGGAATCGATCCGCTGCGCGGTGACGCTGCCACGGCTGTAACCAGCCTGCAGCTGCTTGATCAGCTCGGCCTGTTGCTCCGGCTGGGCACGTTTCTGATAGACCGTGGCCAGTTCGACGTAGCAGATGTCGGTGGTGTTGAGTGCGGCTTTGCAGATCTTTTCCACGTCATCCAGATGCTGGTCGTAAGTGCCCTGGGTGCGATACAGCAGCACCTGGGCCAGACCCGCTTCCGGATAGCCGGATTTGCGCCACTGATCGATCTGCTGCTGAGCGTTGATGTTGGGGAAGCTGTGCGGGTATTGCAGGTACAGCATCGCCAGTGGGATCAACGTGTTGCCTTCGCCATGGGCGGCGGCTTTTTTCAGCAGGCTTTCGGCCTCGTGGTGCTCGGCTTCGGTGGAACCTGGTTTGGCCACCAGCAGGCGACCGAGACGGGCCTGGGCCCGTGGCGACACGTCGGCGGCGGCGCGGTAGGTCGCTTCGGCCTGTTTGATCTGCTCGGGATCACGGCTGTCGACCTGAATATCGGCGAGGCCGACTTGCGCCTCGCTGTAACCCAGGTCCGCCAGCGCACGGTAGTTCTGCGCGGCGGTGGCGGTGTCACCACGCTTGAGTGCTTCGTTGGCCAGACGTTGGTCAGGCAGGCCGGCGCAACCGGCCAGAGAGACTGCTAATGCAACTGCACACAGAGGACCCATGTGGGAGCGGGCTTGCTCGCGAAAGCGGTGTGTCAGCCCACACTGATTCTGAATGTTGAACCGCATTCGCGAGCAAGCCCGCTCCCACAAGGGCTGCGGCGTATTCAAGAGAGTTGGAGTAGTCACAGGCATGTCCTCGACTTAAAGACCGGCAGCCATGGCTTTGTCGATCAGCCAGTTCAGGTTCGGACCACGGTCGCTGTTCACTTCCACCGGGCGACCGGCGAAGGTGCTGTCCAGCGGCTCGTCCGGCTGGATCTGCACGCGGATGTCGGAGGACAGGTCGGCGCTCTTCAGGCTGGTGCTGCTGATGATCTTGCCGGTGCGGGTCTGGTCTTCGCCGGCGATCTGGAAGCTCACCCGGGTGCCCGGACGCACGTCGCCGAACTGGCGATAAGAGAAGCGCGCATCGACGGTGGCCTGGGTGTTGCGCGGTACCAGGGTGAAGATCACGTCGCCCTTGCTCGCGTACTGCCCGTCAGCCACCAGTTGCTGGGCGACGGTGCAATCGCAAGGGGAGGTCAGGGTGCCGGTCATCTGCTTGCCGAACAGTTCTTCAACCTTGGCCGGTTGCAGTTGGTCTTCGTCCAGATGGCCCTTGAGCACGTCGAGCATGCTGGTGCTGAACGTCGCCAGCGGTGCGCCTTTGGCCGCAACACCGTCGGACTTGACCAGGCTCTGCACGGTGCCGTCGCGCGGCATGGTGATGTTCATCCCCGGCACGCTGACCAGGCCCGCCTGCGCATGGCTGACGAAGTACATGCCGTACACCGACTTGAAGACGAAACCGAACGCGACCAGACCGATGGCGAACACCCCGGCGCTGAAGGTCACCGCTTTCAGACGGCCGAACGGGGTCATGCCGTGGCCGCCGTCCTTGACCTTGCGCGCCTTGGTGAAGTTGTCGCGCTGCAGGGTCGCCAACACTTCACCCATGCTGACGATATCGCCGGCCAGGTGCGAAGTGATCAGGTGACGCAGGGTCGAGATGTCCTGTGGCTCCAGGTTCTGGAACTGGCAACCGGCGCGGCCGGTCTGGCGGTCGTAGGAACGCACTTGCAGTTCGACATCCATGGCCAGGCCGAGGTTGTCGATCACGAACTGCAGACGCGCCTTGTACACGTCGCCGGCCTTGAGCGGCAGTTGCCCGGCGTTGAACGCCAGACCTCCGGCGGACAGATCGAGGACCCGCGCTTCGACTGGCGTCCGGTCTGGGCCGAAGAACCGCAGTTTGGCCGGGATTTTTACCCGGGCGTGCTGGCGCTGAGCTTCAGATTCATGCACTACGTTGGCGTTGACGGCGGTATTCATAGGGGCGATTTCCTTGTTAATTCAATAGGGGCGGGTCAGACCATCATCAGCAGCACGGCGACGAAAATGCTGCCGGCGGAGAAGGTCATGGTCCGAGACGACCAGGTGTTGAACCAACGTTGAAAGCTGGCGAGATCACGGGTCAGGGAAGTGGGTTGGCGAGTCCAGGATTGTTGGTCGAGGCGGAAGAACACGTAGATCTTCACCAGCGCACCGACGATCTGGTTGTAATAGAGAATCGCCGGGTAGGCCGGGCCGATCCGGTGACCGGAGCACGACAGCAGCAGGGTCAGAATCAGGCGGGTGATGCCGATCCACAGCAGGTAGGCGAGGATGAACGCGCCGCCGTACTTGAAGCTGGCGATGATTGCCACGGTCAGCCCCAGCAGCGAGGTCCACATCGACACGCGCTGATCGAACAGCACCACCGAGGTGAACGCGCCGAGGCGTTTCACACCCAGGCCCAGGGCGCGTGAGTTCTGGCGCAGGTTGTTGCCGTACCAGCGGAACATCAGTTTGCGGCTGGCCTTGATGAAGCTCTTTTCCGGCGGGTGTTCAACGGTGTTGATCGCCGCATCCGGCACATAAAAGGTGTCGTAACCCAGGCGCATCAGGCTGAACCAGCTCGACTTGTCGTCGCCGGTGAGAAACTTGAAACGGCCCAGGCGCCAGTGTTGCAGCGAGTCGCTTTCGACGTCGGCGATGAATTCCGGGTTGGTCACCACCGTGGCGCGGAATACCGACATACGCCCGGTCATGGTCAGTACGCGCTTGGACAGGGCCATCGAGCACATGTTGATGTGGCGCTGGGCGAAACGCAGCTTGTGCCATTCGCTCATGATGTAGCCGCCGCGCACTTCGCAGAACTCGTTGGTGGTCAGGCCGCCGACGTTGCCGAACAGCTGGAACCACGGCACGGTCTTGCGCACAGAGCCTTCGCCGAGCACGGTGTCGCCGTCGATCACGGCGACCACGGCGCGGTCGTCCGGCAGGTGACGGGAGATCGCGCGGAAACCATAGGCCAGGCCATCGCGCTTGCCGGTGCCGGGAATGCGCACGAAGTCGAGTTTGACTCGTGCCGGCGGATTCATCCGCGCCCAGAGTGCCTTGACCAGCAACTCATCGGACATTTCCACGATCGAGCAGACCACGGTGGTCGGCAGTTCGCAGTCGATGGCTTCGCGGATCACCGAGCTGTAGACCTGCGCCGTGGTCAGCGCGTCGATACGGAAACTGGTGACCATCAGAAACACATGCGACGGGTCCGCCGCTTTACCCAGCTTGCGTACTTTGCGACGCAGGTGCGGGTAAACGATGTAGAGAAAAATCATGCCGCGCACAAAGTGCGTTGCACCCATCGAGTAGCGCCAGATACCCACGGCGCCAATCAGGAAAATGAAGTCCTTCGACTCGGAGTCGAACGTGGACGTGGGCAGCATCAAGGCCAGGCCCATCAGCAGACTGAGATAAAAAAACCAGCCGGCTGATTGCAGAAAAAAATGTTTGAGCTTGCT from Pseudomonas sp. P8_229 encodes:
- the alg8 gene encoding mannuronan synthase gives rise to the protein MSKLKHFFLQSAGWFFYLSLLMGLALMLPTSTFDSESKDFIFLIGAVGIWRYSMGATHFVRGMIFLYIVYPHLRRKVRKLGKAADPSHVFLMVTSFRIDALTTAQVYSSVIREAIDCELPTTVVCSIVEMSDELLVKALWARMNPPARVKLDFVRIPGTGKRDGLAYGFRAISRHLPDDRAVVAVIDGDTVLGEGSVRKTVPWFQLFGNVGGLTTNEFCEVRGGYIMSEWHKLRFAQRHINMCSMALSKRVLTMTGRMSVFRATVVTNPEFIADVESDSLQHWRLGRFKFLTGDDKSSWFSLMRLGYDTFYVPDAAINTVEHPPEKSFIKASRKLMFRWYGNNLRQNSRALGLGVKRLGAFTSVVLFDQRVSMWTSLLGLTVAIIASFKYGGAFILAYLLWIGITRLILTLLLSCSGHRIGPAYPAILYYNQIVGALVKIYVFFRLDQQSWTRQPTSLTRDLASFQRWFNTWSSRTMTFSAGSIFVAVLLMMV
- the algK gene encoding alginate biosynthesis TPR repeat lipoprotein AlgK translates to MTTPTLLNTPQPLWERACSRMRFNIQNQCGLTHRFREQARSHMGPLCAVALAVSLAGCAGLPDQRLANEALKRGDTATAAQNYRALADLGYSEAQVGLADIQVDSRDPEQIKQAEATYRAAADVSPRAQARLGRLLVAKPGSTEAEHHEAESLLKKAAAHGEGNTLIPLAMLYLQYPHSFPNINAQQQIDQWRKSGYPEAGLAQVLLYRTQGTYDQHLDDVEKICKAALNTTDICYVELATVYQKRAQPEQQAELIKQLQAGYSRGSVTAQRIDSVARVLADSTLGKTDEKTAQALLEPIAPGYPASWVTLAQLLYDFPELGDVDQMMKYLDNGRAADQPRAELLLGKLYYEGKMVPADAKVAEAHFQKAVGREVAADYYLGQIYRRGYLGKVYPQKALDHLLTAARNGQNSADFAIAQLFSQGKGTKPDPLNAYVFSQLAKAQNTPQADELATTLAAQLPPERLAEAQRLLQQEQASRGALNQNTLQLHALQEEDGEESL
- a CDS encoding alginate biosynthesis protein Alg44, which codes for MNTAVNANVVHESEAQRQHARVKIPAKLRFFGPDRTPVEARVLDLSAGGLAFNAGQLPLKAGDVYKARLQFVIDNLGLAMDVELQVRSYDRQTGRAGCQFQNLEPQDISTLRHLITSHLAGDIVSMGEVLATLQRDNFTKARKVKDGGHGMTPFGRLKAVTFSAGVFAIGLVAFGFVFKSVYGMYFVSHAQAGLVSVPGMNITMPRDGTVQSLVKSDGVAAKGAPLATFSTSMLDVLKGHLDEDQLQPAKVEELFGKQMTGTLTSPCDCTVAQQLVADGQYASKGDVIFTLVPRNTQATVDARFSYRQFGDVRPGTRVSFQIAGEDQTRTGKIISSTSLKSADLSSDIRVQIQPDEPLDSTFAGRPVEVNSDRGPNLNWLIDKAMAAGL